Proteins from one Salvelinus namaycush isolate Seneca chromosome 34, SaNama_1.0, whole genome shotgun sequence genomic window:
- the LOC120029026 gene encoding glutamine amidotransferase-like class 1 domain-containing protein 3A, mitochondrial isoform X1 produces the protein MRPQTILLAPTELGVMVKCIAIVLSGCGVYDGTEIHEASAVLVHLSRAGAKVQMFAPDVDQMHVVNHCEGKPTAEKRNVLQESARIARGDVSDLTKLDITAFDALVIPGGFGVAKNLSDWAVKGKEYTVQPQVEKLIKGFHEVGKPLAMCCISPVLAARALPGCEITVGQDNECERWPYAQTATTMTELGCKHVNKNVGEVHVDVKNKLVTTSAFMCNAPIHEVFDGVGVMVTELLKLA, from the exons ATGAGACCAcagaccattttactcgccccaACAGAGCTGG GAGTCATGGTGAAGTGTATAGCAatagttctgtcagggtgtgggGTCTACGATGGGACAGAGATCCACGAGGCGTCTGCTGTGCTGGTCCACCTCAGCAGGGCTGGAGCTAAG GTCCAGATGTTTGCCCCTGACGTGGATCAGATGCATGTGGTGAACCACTGCGAGGGGAAACCCACGGCGGAGAAACGCAACGTCCTGCAGGAGAGTGCTCGTATCGCCCGCGGTGACGTGTCAGATCTTACCAAACTGGACATCACCGCTTTCGACGCCCTCGTCATCCCAG GTGGTTTTGGCGTGGCCAAGAACCTTTCTGACTGGGCTGTGAAGGGGAAGGAGTACACGGTTCAGCCCCAGGTAGAGAAGCTGATTAAGGGGTTCCACGAAGTAGGCAAGCCCCTGGCTATGTGCTGCATCTCCCCTGTCCTAGCTGCTAGGGCCCTGCCGGGATGTGAGATCACTGTGGGACAGGACAACGAGTGTGAGAG atGGCCCTATGCCCAGACGGCAACCACCATGACTGAGCTGGGCTGTAAACACGTGAATAAGAATGTGGGGGAGGTGCACGTCGACGTAAAGAACAAGCTGGTCACCACCTCTGCCTTCATGTGTAACGCTCCAATACAcgaggtgtttgatggggtgggtGTCATGGTTACAGAGCTGCTCAAACTGGCCTAG
- the LOC120029026 gene encoding glutamine amidotransferase-like class 1 domain-containing protein 3A, mitochondrial isoform X2, with product MVKCIAIVLSGCGVYDGTEIHEASAVLVHLSRAGAKVQMFAPDVDQMHVVNHCEGKPTAEKRNVLQESARIARGDVSDLTKLDITAFDALVIPGGFGVAKNLSDWAVKGKEYTVQPQVEKLIKGFHEVGKPLAMCCISPVLAARALPGCEITVGQDNECERWPYAQTATTMTELGCKHVNKNVGEVHVDVKNKLVTTSAFMCNAPIHEVFDGVGVMVTELLKLA from the exons ATGGTGAAGTGTATAGCAatagttctgtcagggtgtgggGTCTACGATGGGACAGAGATCCACGAGGCGTCTGCTGTGCTGGTCCACCTCAGCAGGGCTGGAGCTAAG GTCCAGATGTTTGCCCCTGACGTGGATCAGATGCATGTGGTGAACCACTGCGAGGGGAAACCCACGGCGGAGAAACGCAACGTCCTGCAGGAGAGTGCTCGTATCGCCCGCGGTGACGTGTCAGATCTTACCAAACTGGACATCACCGCTTTCGACGCCCTCGTCATCCCAG GTGGTTTTGGCGTGGCCAAGAACCTTTCTGACTGGGCTGTGAAGGGGAAGGAGTACACGGTTCAGCCCCAGGTAGAGAAGCTGATTAAGGGGTTCCACGAAGTAGGCAAGCCCCTGGCTATGTGCTGCATCTCCCCTGTCCTAGCTGCTAGGGCCCTGCCGGGATGTGAGATCACTGTGGGACAGGACAACGAGTGTGAGAG atGGCCCTATGCCCAGACGGCAACCACCATGACTGAGCTGGGCTGTAAACACGTGAATAAGAATGTGGGGGAGGTGCACGTCGACGTAAAGAACAAGCTGGTCACCACCTCTGCCTTCATGTGTAACGCTCCAATACAcgaggtgtttgatggggtgggtGTCATGGTTACAGAGCTGCTCAAACTGGCCTAG